The DNA segment ACCAATCCGTCGTCCCGGTCAAACCGGCTCGCCTTCACCTCCCAGTTCATCCCCAAGCCCAATAACTCATGAAACAGTCGCTCTGGTGTCATCTCCTCCTCCTACCAAATCCCCATTCCACTGAAAACAGCGAAGAACCGATTTTTCTCCAAGGCCTCGGGCATTCTTTCCCCCTCTTCGCTTCCTTCGTGATCTTCTGTTAGAAACTTTCTTTCCTTTGTTCGCGTATTTCGCGTCACTCGCGGTCAACTTTCTTTCCTCATCGCTCAATGTTTTCCATCTCCCGCTTGCCCACCATCCCCTACTCCTGTTCAATCCCCCCATGCTACACGCGCGCATTCTCCTCCTCGCCCTGATCACCCTCGCGCTCACATTTACCACCCGCGCCGCTGATCACCCCGATCAAGCCGCTGCGAAAACTCTCCTCACCGCCGCCACCACTTCCACCAACGCCTACGCCCGTCTCGCCTACCTGTGCGATACCTTCGGCCCCCGCTTCAGCGGCTCCACGAATCTCGATCACGCCATCGACTGGATTCTCGCCGAGATGAAGCGCGACGGCTTCTCCAACATCCGTGGCGAACCCGTCACCATTCCTCGTTGGATTCGTGGCAATGAATCATTGGAACTCGTCGGCCCGCGCCGCCAATCCCTGCCCATGCTCGGCCTCGGCGGCAGCATCGCCACCAAGAAAGAAGGCCTCACCGCCCCCGTCTTTGTTGTGAAGAGCTTTGAAGAACTCGCCCAACGCAAAGTCGAAGCCATCGGCAAAATCGTCGTCTTCAATGTCCCTTACGATGACTACCACAAGACCGTCGCCGTCCGCACGAAAGGCGCCATCGAAGCCGGACGCGCCGGAGCCCTCGCCAGCCTCGTCCGCTCAATCACTCCTGTTTCCCTCCAGACACCCCACACTGGCAACATGGCCTACGATGATGCCGTGCCGAAGATCCCTCACGCCGCCATCACCATTGAAGACGCCGAACTGCTCCAGCGCCTCCAAGACCGCGGCGAGAAACCCGTCGTGCGCCTGAAGATGGAAGCCACCACGCTCCCCGATGGCCTGTCCCGCAACGTCGTCGCCGAGATTCCCGGCACAGAGAAGCCAGATGAGATCGTCCTCGTCAGCGGCCACATCGATTCGTGGGACATCGGCCAAGGTGCACAAGACGATGGCGGTGGTTGCATCGCCGCGTGGGAAGCCGCCCGCCTCATCATGATATCCGGCCTCAAACCCCGCCGCACCATCCGCGTCGTCCTTTGGACCAATGAAGAAAACGGCGTGCGCGGTGCTAAATCCTACGTCGCCGCTCACACCAACTCCCTCGCCAAACACGTCGCCGCCATCGAAAGCGACAGCGGCATTTACAAGCCCACCGGCTTCGGCCTCACCGGCAGTGAGAAAGCCATGACCGTATTAAAAGGCATCGCCCCCTTGCTCGAACCCGTTGGCGCAACTCAGATGGAATTCGGCTGCCGCGGCACCGATGTCCTCCAACTCCTCGTCGGCGGCGTCCCTGCCATGCACCTCGAAGTCGATCGCAAACCCTACTTCAACTACCACCACACCGCCGCCGACACCGTTGACAAAGTATTGCCCAAAGACCTAAACGACTGCACCGCCGCCCTCGCCATCATGGTCTGGTCCCTCGCCAATTCACCTGAACCTCTCCCCCGCTAAAGGTAAAGGAGCGCGGTTTTTAAGTCGCTTCAACATCCAAACACCAATAGCTCCAATAAACTTTAAGGCGTCCACAGTTCATCCCTCTCCTCTCATAGGCAGGCCGAGCTTCGGCGGAGAGGGACCGAGGGTGAGGAGTGAGAAAACATAAGCGCATTCAAAGAAAGCCAAAGTCTCTCCTCTCTAAACACCAGTTAGACGTCCCTCACTCCCTTTTCGTTCACCAAAAAATTCTTTATTTCCTCCCGCGCAACTTTCTCCCGTTTCCGGCGTCTTATCTTCCAGAGCGGGCGAATACCTGCGCTGGGATAAACGTCCTTTTTGCTGACATCGGTCAACACACACAATACAGTGCGCAGCAACAAAACCATGGCCGAACGCGATGAGTCAACGCCACCGGATTCTCAGAATAATCCGGCTGCTGGATCATCGTCTTCACCCACACCGCCCCGCACGCCGCATCCCACCATCCAGCTCGACCTCGACAAGATGCGCGAAATCGTCGCCGAAGCTGGGGTGAAG comes from the Verrucomicrobiia bacterium genome and includes:
- a CDS encoding M20/M25/M40 family metallo-hydrolase, which encodes MLHARILLLALITLALTFTTRAADHPDQAAAKTLLTAATTSTNAYARLAYLCDTFGPRFSGSTNLDHAIDWILAEMKRDGFSNIRGEPVTIPRWIRGNESLELVGPRRQSLPMLGLGGSIATKKEGLTAPVFVVKSFEELAQRKVEAIGKIVVFNVPYDDYHKTVAVRTKGAIEAGRAGALASLVRSITPVSLQTPHTGNMAYDDAVPKIPHAAITIEDAELLQRLQDRGEKPVVRLKMEATTLPDGLSRNVVAEIPGTEKPDEIVLVSGHIDSWDIGQGAQDDGGGCIAAWEAARLIMISGLKPRRTIRVVLWTNEENGVRGAKSYVAAHTNSLAKHVAAIESDSGIYKPTGFGLTGSEKAMTVLKGIAPLLEPVGATQMEFGCRGTDVLQLLVGGVPAMHLEVDRKPYFNYHHTAADTVDKVLPKDLNDCTAALAIMVWSLANSPEPLPR